DNA from Dietzia lutea:
CTGAGCAACGAGGGTCTGGAGGTCGTCCTCCTCGTTCTGGGCGCGGCCCTGTTGACCCGCGTGATCGGCAAGATCGCCCGGATGTGGACCGGCCGGATCGACGCCAAGAACGCGGACAAGGAGCTGTGGTCCGAGGAGTCCAAGCACCTCCACTCGCTGATCCAGGTGCTCTCCTACGTCGCCGTCGCCGTCCTGTACGTCCTCTTCGGGATCCAGATCCTCCTGCGCTTCGGCGTGAACCTCGTCGCCCTGGTCGCGCCGGCGACAGTCCTCGGCGCAGCGCTGGGCTTCGGCGCGCAGAAGATCGTCCAGGACTTCCTCGCGGGCTTCTTCGTCCTCGCCGAGAGGCAGTACGGGTACGGCGACATCGTGGAGCTCACGACCGCGACCGGCGTGGCCGCCGGCACGATCGAGGACGTCACTCTTCGCATCACCCGGTTGCGCACGCTGGACGGTGAGGCCGTGATCGTCCCCAACGGTCAGATCGTCACCGCCGTCAATCAGTCGCAGGACTGGGCGCGCGCGATCATCGACGTGCCGGTACCCAACAACGCCGACATGGACAAGGCGCATGAGGTGCTCGCCGAGGTGTGCCGCGACATCGTCGACGACGACCGTGTGGGCGAGTACGTGCTCGACGAGCCGACCGTGATGGGCGTGCAGTCCATCAAGCTGGAGCAGACCGTCATCCGGCT
Protein-coding regions in this window:
- a CDS encoding mechanosensitive ion channel family protein; amino-acid sequence: MRVQTDFSGIGRWLSNEGLEVVLLVLGAALLTRVIGKIARMWTGRIDAKNADKELWSEESKHLHSLIQVLSYVAVAVLYVLFGIQILLRFGVNLVALVAPATVLGAALGFGAQKIVQDFLAGFFVLAERQYGYGDIVELTTATGVAAGTIEDVTLRITRLRTLDGEAVIVPNGQIVTAVNQSQDWARAIIDVPVPNNADMDKAHEVLAEVCRDIVDDDRVGEYVLDEPTVMGVQSIKLEQTVIRLLARTKPGMQWEVGRRMRAVILRRFRQEGIVLEPEALAAIRAGMLRPQTGEGSV